Within the Arthrobacter sp. V1I7 genome, the region CCTTGTCGAGCTCAAACCAAAGGGCCGGAAGCTTCTGCTTCCGGCCCTTTGGTTCTTCGTGCGGTTGTCGGTCAGCGCTTCCGCGGCCGGCCGCCATGGACCGGCCCGTTGTGAATCAGCGCTTCTTGATGTGCGCCACGGGGTCGGCATGGGTGTCCGCGACGTGCTTGGACTTCTTGACGGCCCGTTTTTCCTTGATCGTCTTGACCGGCTTCTTGGCCTGGTTCTGGTGTGGCGTTTTGTCAGGCATTGCGCCCTCCTAAGGCGGAGGGGCCGGGCGGCCCCGTGCTCTTAAGTTACGCCTCCGGCACCGCGACGTCCACGATGCCCACGAAGCGGCTGCCCACACCCTCGTACTCGCTGCGGACCAGGCCCGCGGCGAGGCCGGGAACCTCATAGGGGGCATGGTAGGAACAGCAGACGTAGGTGAAATCCGGCCACCACTTCTTCGGCCGGGCCGCTTCGGAGAACCCGCAGACGGCGCAGGTCAGCTGGACCCAGACCGGGCGCTTGCCCGTCCGGTTGGCTTTCGACTGGACCAGCCACTGCGGCGGGTTGTCCAGGAGTTCGCCGAGTTCGGCGTCGGAGAGGCGGGAAGGGATGCCGTGACGGTGCGCCATCTCCAGCGGAATATCGAGGATCTGGGCTGCTTCACGTCGGGTAACCATCCTTCAACTTTACGGGAGCGGGGAGCCCGGCGCCGCGCCTCTGCCATGCTGACGTTGGATTGGGCCGGTGCTGGGCAACGGCCCGGGCGGAGCTAACCGGCCAGGGCGAGGCCGAGCGCGGCAGCCGCGAGACCGGCCAGCAGATTGGCGGCGACATTGAGCGCTGCGGCGCGGTAGCGGGTTTCGCTGACCAGCCGCACCGTGGCGGTGGTCCAGGAACTGAAGGTGGTCAGGCCGCCCGCGAGGCCGGCGGCGAGCGCGGTGTGCCATTCGGATCCCAGGCCCAGCCGGTCCGTCACGCCGAGGGAGACGCCGATGAGAAAGGATCCCGCGATGTTCACCGTCAGGGTTGCCCAGGGCCAGTGCGGCC harbors:
- a CDS encoding CrcB family protein; translated protein: MITALLVGGFGVAGALLRFAVDSWFAHRPGPRPHWPWATLTVNIAGSFLIGVSLGVTDRLGLGSEWHTALAAGLAGGLTTFSSWTTATVRLVSETRYRAAALNVAANLLAGLAAAALGLALAG